The Thiosulfativibrio zosterae genome has a window encoding:
- a CDS encoding thioredoxin family protein, whose product MLQLSKTFSRLIGLILMFGLGSVQAQSGKPENALPELTNLQAVAQEAKQKNLPIMLMFGATWCDFCHTLRHEVLDPMELGGLYQGKYVVMRHIVIDHELTMPGFDGKPLNMRTWSDNIHADLTPTLVFFDSQGKEIAPRIVGISNLDMYAALIHQRLNLGYQALNNPIRLPAMPEQLK is encoded by the coding sequence ATGCTTCAGTTGAGCAAAACTTTTTCACGCTTAATCGGTTTGATTTTGATGTTTGGATTGGGTTCTGTGCAGGCCCAAAGCGGAAAACCTGAAAACGCCTTGCCTGAATTAACCAATCTGCAAGCAGTCGCGCAAGAAGCCAAACAGAAAAACTTGCCGATTATGTTGATGTTTGGCGCAACCTGGTGTGACTTTTGCCATACCTTACGCCACGAAGTCCTTGACCCAATGGAATTAGGAGGCCTGTATCAAGGCAAGTATGTTGTTATGCGCCACATAGTGATTGACCACGAATTGACCATGCCTGGCTTTGATGGCAAACCGCTGAATATGCGAACTTGGTCAGACAATATTCACGCCGACCTAACGCCCACCTTGGTGTTTTTTGATAGCCAAGGCAAAGAAATCGCGCCTCGCATCGTGGGTATTTCAAACTTAGATATGTATGCCGCTTTAATTCATCAGCGTCTAAACCTGGGTTATCAAGCTTTAAATAATCCCATTCGCTTACCCGCCATGCCAGAACAGTTGAAGTAA
- the hemC gene encoding hydroxymethylbilane synthase, translated as MKKKLRIATRKSPLAMWQAEFVKAQLEKAHPGLTVELLPMSTQGDKILDVPLAKIGGKGLFTKELEERMMDGDADIAVHSMKDVPMELPDGFALGAILERHAPTDAFVSNRFKRFEDLPQGAILGTSSLRRKAQLLAQRPDLDVRDLRGNVGTRLGKLDAGEYDAIVLATSGLQRLELGERIRHEIAPEVCLPAVTQGTLGIEYFERDQDVWDLIQVLNHPETMIRTRAERAMNHRLEGGCQVPIGVFAELIGEDDIRLRGLVGTLDGKTLLTNEQMGSVDDPEALGIAVAENLLSQGAAEILAEVYGTHSKG; from the coding sequence ATGAAAAAAAAGCTCAGAATCGCAACTCGTAAAAGTCCTTTAGCCATGTGGCAAGCGGAATTTGTGAAAGCCCAGTTAGAAAAAGCCCACCCAGGTCTAACGGTTGAGCTTTTACCGATGAGCACCCAAGGCGACAAAATACTCGATGTACCTTTGGCTAAAATTGGTGGCAAAGGTTTGTTTACCAAAGAACTCGAAGAGCGCATGATGGATGGTGATGCAGATATTGCCGTGCATTCAATGAAAGATGTTCCGATGGAATTACCCGATGGTTTTGCGTTGGGCGCCATTTTAGAGCGTCACGCACCGACAGATGCCTTTGTGTCCAACCGATTTAAGCGTTTTGAAGACTTGCCACAAGGTGCTATTTTAGGCACTTCCAGTTTGCGACGCAAAGCACAGCTGCTAGCGCAACGCCCAGATTTGGATGTGCGTGACTTGCGCGGCAATGTCGGCACGCGTTTAGGTAAGTTAGATGCGGGTGAATATGATGCCATCGTTTTAGCGACTTCTGGGCTGCAGCGTTTAGAGTTGGGTGAGCGTATTCGTCATGAAATTGCCCCAGAAGTCTGTTTGCCCGCCGTCACTCAGGGCACTCTGGGCATTGAATACTTTGAAAGAGATCAAGATGTTTGGGATTTGATTCAAGTGTTGAACCATCCAGAAACCATGATTCGAACGCGTGCAGAACGCGCTATGAACCATCGTTTAGAAGGCGGATGTCAGGTGCCGATTGGGGTGTTTGCGGAGTTGATTGGTGAAGATGACATTCGCTTAAGAGGCCTAGTTGGCACCTTAGATGGCAAAACCTTGCTAACAAATGAACAAATGGGTTCTGTGGATGACCCAGAAGCCTTGGGTATTGCGGTCGCAGAAAATTTACTGTCGCAGGGTGCAGCAGAAATTTTGGCAGAGGTTTACGGAACCCATTCAAAGGGCTAA
- the argH gene encoding argininosuccinate lyase codes for MSNQHNQEKLSSARFSESTDAFVEEFTASIQFDHRMYRQDIEGSVAHAKMLTEAGILSAQELSDIEAGLVKILAKIEAGEVQWSIKQEDIHMNIESLLTGLIGITGKKLHTGRSRNDQVATDIRLYLRDEIDMILPELKRLQQGILSLAEREFDTIMPGFTHLQTAQPVTFGHHMMAWFEMLKRDVERLQDCRKRVNTLVLGSAALAGTTYPINRETTARLLGFERISENSLDGVSDRDFAIEFTAFAATLMMHLSRFSEELVLWSSAQFQFIDLPDRFCTGSSIMPQKKNPDVPELVRGKSGRVYGHLMSLLTLMKSQPLAYNKDNQEDKEPLFDTVDTVKGSLRAFADMVPAIIVKRENTYEAAKRGFSTATDLADYLVRNKGMAFRDSHEVVGLAVAHGVKTKQDLSEMSLETLQGFCADITEDVYEVLTLEGSVAARNHLGGTAPNQVKAAIERAKADL; via the coding sequence ATGAGCAATCAGCACAACCAAGAAAAACTTTCTAGCGCGCGTTTTAGTGAATCTACCGATGCTTTTGTTGAAGAGTTTACCGCCTCAATTCAATTTGACCACCGTATGTATCGCCAAGACATTGAAGGGTCTGTGGCACACGCCAAAATGCTGACCGAAGCCGGTATTCTGAGTGCCCAAGAATTGTCCGATATAGAAGCAGGCCTGGTTAAAATTTTGGCTAAAATTGAAGCTGGCGAAGTGCAATGGTCCATTAAGCAAGAAGACATTCACATGAATATCGAATCATTGTTGACTGGCTTGATTGGCATTACCGGTAAAAAATTGCACACGGGTCGCTCGCGTAATGACCAGGTGGCGACCGACATTCGCTTGTATCTACGCGACGAGATTGACATGATTTTGCCAGAGCTTAAGCGTTTGCAGCAGGGCATTTTAAGCCTTGCCGAGCGTGAATTTGACACCATTATGCCAGGCTTTACCCATTTGCAAACCGCACAGCCTGTGACTTTTGGCCACCACATGATGGCTTGGTTTGAGATGTTGAAGCGCGATGTGGAGCGCTTGCAAGACTGCCGCAAACGCGTTAATACTTTGGTATTGGGGTCAGCGGCTTTGGCGGGAACAACTTATCCCATTAACCGTGAAACCACGGCGCGTTTGTTAGGGTTTGAGCGTATTTCAGAAAACTCTTTAGATGGTGTTTCGGATCGTGATTTTGCGATTGAATTCACAGCTTTTGCCGCCACCTTAATGATGCATTTATCGCGTTTTTCAGAAGAGTTAGTCTTATGGTCTTCGGCACAATTTCAGTTTATTGATCTACCCGATCGTTTTTGCACCGGCTCTTCCATCATGCCGCAAAAGAAAAACCCGGATGTGCCCGAACTGGTGCGCGGAAAATCTGGGCGTGTCTATGGCCATTTGATGAGTTTGCTGACGCTGATGAAGTCACAGCCTTTAGCCTATAACAAAGACAACCAAGAAGACAAAGAACCTTTATTTGATACCGTGGACACCGTTAAAGGCAGTTTGCGTGCTTTTGCCGATATGGTGCCAGCCATTATTGTTAAACGCGAAAACACCTATGAAGCGGCCAAACGAGGTTTTTCGACCGCAACGGACTTGGCTGATTATTTGGTACGCAACAAAGGCATGGCTTTCCGCGACTCTCACGAAGTGGTGGGATTGGCGGTGGCACATGGTGTTAAAACCAAGCAAGATTTGTCTGAGATGTCGTTAGAAACTTTGCAAGGTTTTTGCGCTGACATTACCGAAGATGTGTATGAAGTACTGACTTTGGAAGGTTCTGTGGCAGCTCGTAATCACTTGGGAGGCACTGCGCCTAATCAAGTTAAAGCCGCTATCGAACGCGCCAAAGCCGATTTGTAA
- a CDS encoding uroporphyrinogen-III synthase encodes MASFTLLNTRPARQADGLNALVASQGGLALSCPSLHIAALALPQFETSRVLSAEQAASQPSLSLESLFRVDHWVFISVNAVQHFAEALAPEWSALQQQLSMPSAPRVHAIGEATAKALINAGLPTQQPLHAQFDSESLLASEAFQSLCDAKVLILKGLGGRETLANELKIRGAQVCAWSLYERQIAPWCAEVWQRFQTQPEPMLLFSSQGSFDAFQSQIKLHEASEAWQWALQQESVVFSERIKNHCREAGWIGAIEVVPIQSDLGILHAIDYLRERRNV; translated from the coding sequence ATGGCCAGTTTTACTTTGTTGAATACCCGTCCGGCTCGTCAAGCAGATGGCTTAAACGCCTTAGTGGCTTCGCAAGGGGGATTGGCTTTAAGCTGTCCCAGTTTGCATATCGCCGCACTGGCGTTGCCGCAGTTTGAAACTTCTCGCGTGTTATCGGCTGAACAGGCAGCAAGCCAACCTAGCCTATCTTTAGAGAGTTTATTTAGGGTTGATCACTGGGTGTTTATCAGTGTCAATGCGGTGCAGCATTTTGCTGAAGCCTTAGCGCCAGAATGGTCAGCGTTGCAACAGCAATTAAGCATGCCTTCAGCCCCACGGGTTCATGCCATTGGTGAAGCCACTGCCAAAGCGCTAATAAATGCTGGTTTGCCAACTCAACAACCCTTGCATGCGCAGTTTGACTCGGAAAGTTTACTGGCCAGTGAAGCTTTTCAATCACTTTGCGATGCTAAAGTGCTCATTTTGAAAGGCTTGGGCGGCAGAGAAACCTTGGCCAATGAACTGAAAATTCGGGGTGCGCAAGTGTGCGCCTGGTCGTTATATGAACGCCAAATAGCCCCTTGGTGTGCAGAGGTTTGGCAAAGGTTTCAAACGCAGCCAGAGCCCATGCTGTTATTCAGCAGCCAAGGCAGTTTTGATGCCTTTCAATCTCAAATCAAGTTGCATGAAGCATCTGAAGCCTGGCAATGGGCTTTGCAACAAGAAAGCGTCGTTTTCAGTGAGCGCATTAAAAATCATTGCCGCGAAGCGGGTTGGATAGGCGCCATTGAAGTGGTGCCGATTCAAAGCGATTTAGGAATTTTACATGCCATTGATTACTTGCGCGAAAGACGCAATGTTTAA